In Arachis hypogaea cultivar Tifrunner chromosome 17, arahy.Tifrunner.gnm2.J5K5, whole genome shotgun sequence, a single window of DNA contains:
- the LOC112766365 gene encoding uncharacterized protein yields the protein MGNSLRCCLACVLPCGALDLIRIVHLNGYVEEITGPITAGEVLKANPNHVLSKPSSEGVVRRILILSPETELKRGSIYFLIPASSLPADKRRHMNGSSCKKGSSITKSNHHKETSDHSRRQNVPIQNEIVSKDKRCSRRRDRRSNGGRSGSWQPHLESILEDLS from the coding sequence ATGGGTAATAGCTTAAGGTGCTGTTTGGCTTGTGTTCTTCCGTGTGGAGCACTAGATTTGATCCGCATAGTTCATTTGAATGGCTATGTTGAAGAGATCACAGGTCCAATCACAGCCGGGGAAGTTCTGAAGGCAAATCCAAACCATGTTCTAAGCAAACCAAGCTCTGAAGGCGTGGTTCGCCGGATTTTGATATTGTCGCCGGAGACGGAGCTTAAGAGGGGAAGCATATATTTCTTGATCCCGGCATCATCGCTACCAGCTGATAAGAGAAGACACATGAATGGCAGCAGTTGCAAGAAAGGATCATCTATCACCAAAAGTAATCATCATAAAGAGACTTCTGACCACAGTAGACGCCAAAATGTTCCTATTCAAAATGAAATTGTTTCTAAAGACAAAAGATGTTCTCGGCGAAGAGATCGCCGGAGTAATGGCGGCCGCTCCGGGAGTTGGCAGCCGCATTTGGAAAGCATCTTGGAAGACTTGTCATAG